ACGACGAACGATTTCATTGCACTGCTGAAGGACAGTTCGCTCGTATCCGTCGTGACGTTGACGGAGTTGACCAAGACGTACACGAGCCTTGCAAGCTCGATGCGTGATCACTTGGGGCTTGGAATCGTCGTAGCTTTGTTTTATTTGCTCTTGAGTCTTCCTTTTGCGCGGTTGTCTCGGATGGTCGAGCAACGCCTTGGAGCGAAAGAGCAGCGGGCCATTTGAGGAGGTGGGAATCGATGTCCATTCGCGTAGTCGATCTCGTTAAAAGGCATCCCGGTGCTCCCACTCCCGCGCTTTCCGGCCTGTGCATGGATATACCTCAGGGCCAGATTGCGAGCATTCTTGGCAAAAGTGGGTCCGGAAAAACCACGTTGCTGCGTTGTTTGTCGGGCCTCGATCCTTTCGATGGTGGCACGATCGCCGTGGGCGGGGTGACGTTCAAAGCCGGTCGGCATCGCGATTCTGCGCGATCGTTTGCCGGCAAAATTGGGCTCGTTTTTCAGTCATTCGAGCTTTTTCCGCACATGACCGTGGTGGAAAATTGCATTTTGGCGCCCACGCTCGTGCGCCGCGTTCCACGAATGCAAGCCATCGATCAAGCCATGGAGCTGCTGAGCGAGCTCGGAATTGCGGACAAGGCAAAGGTGCGCCCTGAAATGTTGTCGGGAGGGCAAAAGCAAAGGGTGGCCATTGCCCGAGCGCTCTGCATGGAGCCTCGCGTGCTGCTTTATGACGAGCCGACGAGCGCGCTCGATCCGGCATTGAAGCACGAAGTGGGGCGAACGTTGCGACGGGTAGCGAAAACGGGTGTGACGCAAATCGTGGTCACGCACGATTTGCCAGTGGCGCGGGAAGCTTCCGACGTGGTCTTCGTGCTCGACAAAGGCCGTGTTGCGACCAAAGGACCGCCCAAGTCCGTCATCGATGCGATGGACGCGGCTGCGTAGGGACCGCCCAGCCCCAAGTCTCCAATTCGACTCCAATCCCATCTTCATGTCGTGCGCCCGTCATGATACGGTCGTCGCATGCATCACTTGACTCGCTCATTCTTCAAATCTCTCGTCCTTGCATCCACCTTCGCCGCAACGGCTGCCATCATGCCTGCCGATGCGCTCGCGTGTGGCGCGCCCCAGCCGGGCTTGACGTCGCACATTCCAGCCGATGGCGCGTGGTATCCAGCCAACGGCATCGTGCTCTTCGATGGCTACAGCATCTCGCTCGAACAAGTCACGGTCACCGTCGACGGCGCTCCTGCAACGCTCGTCGATGCCTCATCCTCCTTTTCGACCCATGTTGCCGCATTGGCCGTGCGAGTATCGCCCAAGCCCATGCCCGAGCAAAAAGTCACGATTAGCGGGGCATTTTGTGCGGGTTGTGCCCCGGAATCGTTCACGTTCACCGCACGAGCCGATGATCTCGTGGCGCCCGAAGGCGTCGTTTCCGCTGAATATGGCGTCCACGATTATCCGGACTTCAAGAGCGGCGGTGGTGATTGTCAATCCGACAGCGATATGGGGATATGGGTGCACGCGCAGACCATCCCGGCGAACGAAGAGGAAGCTCCTTCGATCATTCAGGTCGAAGCATTTGCCGATACTGCGCTCACCAAACCGCTTGGCAGCAAGAGCTCCGTCATATCGACGCCCGAGTTTGTCTGGGGATATCGAGTCACGACCGACGCCCTTCAGGGTGCGACTCCGACAAACGTGTGTTTCCGTTTGTCCACGAAGGACTTGTCCGGCAATGACGGCCCCGAACCCATTGTGCTCTGCAACGCGTGTTATACCCGCACCGAAGCGGGGAGCATGGCATTTTCTCCTCCATCAGAACCAACGTGGGGTGAGTCGGACATCATCAAGGGCGGACCTTGTGACTGGGGCGTTGGCGTCGGCGGCGGTGACGACAGTGGCAGTTGCAGTTACCAAGCGAGCCAATCTGCCAATGGTTCCGCGCCGTGGGCGCTCGTTGCGCTCGCGCTCGCGGGAGTCCGAGCCGCATGCAAGCGTACGCAACGC
Above is a genomic segment from Polyangiaceae bacterium containing:
- a CDS encoding amino acid ABC transporter ATP-binding protein; translation: MSIRVVDLVKRHPGAPTPALSGLCMDIPQGQIASILGKSGSGKTTLLRCLSGLDPFDGGTIAVGGVTFKAGRHRDSARSFAGKIGLVFQSFELFPHMTVVENCILAPTLVRRVPRMQAIDQAMELLSELGIADKAKVRPEMLSGGQKQRVAIARALCMEPRVLLYDEPTSALDPALKHEVGRTLRRVAKTGVTQIVVTHDLPVAREASDVVFVLDKGRVATKGPPKSVIDAMDAAA